DNA from Actinomycetota bacterium:
GGGCACTCTCGACATCGACACGTCGAGTCATGTCCCCAGCGACCAGACCTACGTGGGACCGCGGGCCTTCTCCGAGCCCGAGACCCGGGCCGTCCGGGACCTGATCGGTCGCGAGCTGTTCCAGGGCCTGATCACCTATCACAGTTACTCGCAGCTGATCCTGTACCCGTGGGGCTACACCGAGGATCCGGTGCCGGAGCCCGACCGGGAGGAGATGGCCGGCCTCGCCGCCAAGATGAGCGAGAAGATCAAGGCCGTCCACCAGAAGGTCTACGTGCCGCAACAGTCCTCCGATCTGTACCCGACTGCGGGCGACACGACGGACTGGACGTACGGCGTCTACGGAATCCCCTCCTTCACCATCGAGCTACGCCCGCGCACCGCGCTGGAAGGGGGATTCGTGGTCCCGG
Protein-coding regions in this window:
- a CDS encoding M14 family zinc carboxypeptidase: GTLDIDTSSHVPSDQTYVGPRAFSEPETRAVRDLIGRELFQGLITYHSYSQLILYPWGYTEDPVPEPDREEMAGLAAKMSEKIKAVHQKVYVPQQSSDLYPTAGDTTDWTYGVYGIPSFTIELRPRTALEGGFVVPASQIQPAFEENRPAALKFISRVLDLAAPAPS